From a single Stomoxys calcitrans chromosome 4, idStoCalc2.1, whole genome shotgun sequence genomic region:
- the LOC106082421 gene encoding derlin-2 — MALQLRQFYFEIPPVTRFYTTACVCTTLAVHLDLVSPLQLYFNPILILRKLQIWRLATTFLFFGSVGISFFFNMVFTYRYCRMLEEGSFRGRSSDFVMMFLFGGTLMAFFGLFVNLLFLGQAFTLMLVYVWSRRNPLVRMNFFGVMNFQAPYLPWVLLCCSMILGNTIWVDIIGMGVGHIYYFLEDVFPSQRNGYRFIRTPNFLKVLFNEHIDRNYQPLPEDRPGGFNWGGEEAQQEGPAHNGEVAPQNEAEDNDQRAARPAQN, encoded by the exons ATGGCACTACAATTAAGACAATTTTACTTTGAAATTCCTCCGGTGACACGTTTCTATACAACAG CGTGTGTTTGTACGACTTTGGCCGTG caTCTAGATTTGGTCTCACCGCTGCAGCTATATTTCAATCCAATTCTGATTTTACGAAAGCTGCAAATATGGCGGTTGGCAACAACATTTCTCTTCTTCGGTTCGGTGGGAATTAGCTTTTTCTTCAACATGGTCTTTACCTATAGATATTGCCGAATGTTAGAAGAGGGCTCATTCCGCGGTCGGAGTTCTGATTTTGTGATGATGTTCCTTTTTGGTGGTACACTAATGGCATTCTTTGGCCTATTTgtgaatttgttgtttttgggcCAGGCATTTACTTTAATGTTGGTTTACGTATGGTCTCGAAGAAATCCCCTTGTCCGTATGAATTTCTTTGGCGTAATGAACTTCCAG GCGCCTTATTTACCATGGGTTCTGTTATGCTGCTCTATGATTTTGGGCAATACTATATGGGTGGATATAATTGGTATGGGTGTTGGCCACATATACTACTTCCTGGAAGATGTATTTCCATCCCAAAGAAACGGCTATAGATTCATAAGAACACCAAATTTTCT AAAAGTACTTTTTAATGAACACATCGACCGCAATTATCAGCCACTCCCAGAAGATCGTCCTGGAGGCTTTAATTGGGGCGGAGAAGAAGCCCAACAAGAAGGACCCGCGCATAATGGCGAGGTTGCACCACAAAATGAAGCGGAAGATAACGACCAAAGAGCAGCTAGGCCAGCTCAAAATTAG